Within bacterium, the genomic segment TGTGTGGGGAGTAATAAAAAACCTTGGGAAAAGATAAAACTTAACGACTCTCCAAAAAAAGTGACAAAAAGATTTGCTAAAAATAGTACACTTTTAATTTTTTTGTCTGACAAATAGAGAAAAATATACTTGACAAAGTATAAGAAAATAATGTATAAAGTATATAAAGAGATTAGATATTACTTATGAATCAGATAATTAACTGGATCTGGTATAGACCAACAAAAAATCCTAATAATTTTTTTCTGTATCTTAGAAAAGATTTTGAATTAAAAAACTCTGTGGAAGAAGCTGCCTTTTCTGTTACAGCTAACAGTCTGTACATGTTATATGTCAACGGTACTCTTTTAGGTAGAGGGCCTAATCCTGGTGCAAAGAATTACTGGTATTACGATACATATAATGTGAAAAAATATTTAAGAAAAGGTAAAAATGTAATAGCTGTTCTGGCTTATCATTATGGAAAGGATATGAAAAATTGGCTAAATGTCTCAATAGGAGATGCTGGATTCTTATTCCATGGGAGAATAAGATTTAGAAAAGGTAAGTCTTTGAACATTGTAAGCGATAATACATGGAAAGTAAAACAGGCACAATCATGGGAAAAGAACACTCAACTGATTTCTGAACACCGTGGAGAATATAAGGAAATATTTGACGCAAATAAAGAAATTATGGGATGGCATAACATAGATTATGATGATAAATTATGGGATTCTGCTGTGCTTTTAGACAAATGTCCAATTAGTAAGTCAACTAAATTACTAAAACGAGAAATTCCTCTCTTTAAACCTGTTAACGTATTTCCTCAAAATGTATTTATGCTTGGATACAATATGGCTTACGGTCATCTTGATAATAGAAAGTGGGAAGTGGAAAATCCGTATAATCTGGCTCAGGATAATGATAAAAACACAACAGTCAGAACATATAAAAAGAACCAATCTCCTTCTATAATTATCGACTTTGGTAGGGATGTTGTTGGGCATCCGGTTGTTGAAATATCCGAAAGTAGCGGAGGAATTATAGATATTGCCTATGGAGAATCTCTCAATATGACTTATATTGACTCTCTTATTATGAGAAAAGGATATCAAAAATTTTCTCCCTTTAGACGGAGAGCCTGTAGATATCTTATGCTTACCTTTAGAAATTACACACGCGCAGTCGATATAAAAAGGGTGTACTTTGATTTCATTGCTTATCCCGCAAAAGAGAAAGGAAGTTTTAAATGTTCGGATAATAGGTTAAATAATATTTGGAAGACTGCTCAATACACATTAAATCTTTGCATGCAGGACCACTATGAAGACTGTCCATGGAGAGAGCAAGCTTTATACGGAGGAGATATGAGGTCACAGGCATTATTTGCTCAGTATGCATTTGGAGAGACAAAACTTACAATTAAATCTATTCGCCAGCTAGCAAGGATTCAAGACAAGGATGGCTTTATACCAAGTAAGGGTCCAACATCAATATCTTCGGGAGGAGTGATTCCAGGATACTGCACTTATTGGCTGGTAACTTTAGTAGATTATTACCGCTATACAAGAGACATAAAAATAATTAAAGAACTATATAGTAATATTTCTAGACTGATGGAGTGGTTCAAAAAGCAGGAAAAAGACGATTCCATCATACCTGAATTAACTGGTAGAAGGATATATATTTTCATTGATAATCTTACTAGAGAAATAGATAAAGAAGGCATTTCGACTTTTCTGCAAGTTCAATATTTCTGGGCACTAAAAGAAGCAGCTTTTTTAGCAAAAGAGATAGGAGAAAATAAACAATCTCTTAGTTGGGAAATAATGGCTGATAGATTAAGATTAAAAATAAATGAAAAATTATGGGACAAGAAGAAGGGCGCATATGCAGACGCCTGTCATAATGGAAAACTCAGTTCTCATATCAGTCAGCAGACCAATGCATTAGCTGTAGTTACCGGTGTAGCTGAAAAGTCAAAATATAACTCTATCCATAAAGCCATTTTTAATCGTAAGCTCACTGAGCCCTGTAGAGCAGGATATTTTATGTTTTATCTTATTGAGATGCTATGTATGATGGGACGAAGAAAGAAAGCAATGCAGAGGCTGAGAACTTATTGGGGAGAAATGATCAGACGAGGAGCTACAACTTTTTGGGAAACACATGATCCTGAAACTCCTGAAGGTAAGTTGCCGGATAAAAAATGGAGTCTATGTCATGCTTATTGTGCTGGACCCCTATTTCATTTACCTGCCGAGATACTAGGAATAAGAACTAAGGATGTTGGTTTTAAGAAAATTAGAATATCCCCTATGATTGAATTATGTGAGTTTGCCAAGGGAACAGTTCCTACTACAAGAGGAAACATAGATGTTTTTTGGGAAAGAGGTGAAAAAGGAATAAATGTTTTTAACTTGAAGATTCCCTCGCAAACTTGCGCCAAAATTAAACTGCCTATTCAAAAAAATGTAAATTTATCTCGAATTTACTGTAATAATATTAATATAAAGAGAAACATTAAATTAACATCCAAAAACTTATACTTTACCGTAGAAGGGCCAAAGAAGATTGATATTAAAATATATAACCAGAGAAGTATAAATGATTAATAATATTGATAAAAATAGCCATACTCCTTTATATATACAGTTAGAAAAAGCCCTAAGAAAAAAAATATCAAATTCTTTAGACTCAGATGCTTCATTAGGCACTGTGAATGAACTTTGTAAGACATATGATGTAAGTGCTATTACCGTCAAGCGAGCACTTAAGGAGCTCGCAAGCGCAGGAATTATCAAATCTATAAAAAGCAAAGGTAATTTCGTAATAAGACAACCCTATGCTAGATTCAAAGAAAAAACCATGGCATTTGTGAGTTATAACACCTTGCATCATGTGCTTAATCCAATGTACGCCAAAGTATTTGAAGGTGCTAAAGCAGCTTTATCTAATGAAGATGTGTTTCTTGATTTTTATTCAATGCCTATAACTTCTTTCAAAGATGCCATATTAAGCAATTATATAATGGGGTTTATAGTTGTAGGAGTTCGTGATTATGCCTTTTATGAAACACTTGTTCGGGCAAATAAAAATTTTGTACTTATAGATGTAACATCCAATATTGTTCCCTCCATACTTACGAACCATCAGCTTGGAGGGGAGTTGGCAACAGAATATCTTATTAAACTGGGGCATACTAATATAGCAATTTTTAATGGTAATCTGGAAGATGAAACATTCAAATCGAGATTTGATGGCTATAAGAAAGTTCTTAAGAAAAACAACATAAAATTGAGAGGCAGTTACGTAATAGATAGTTTAAGCATATCACAGGATGGAAAACAAAACTGTATTGATAAACTTTTACACCTTAAACCAAGACCTACAGCAATATTTTTTACTGCTGACGAGTATGTTTTTGACTTTATGCCAGTTTTAAAAAAAATGGATATAAGCATTCCAAAAGATATAAGTATTGTAGGGTATAATGATCTGGAAGGTGCTTCTTATACTAAACCACCTCTTACAACAATAAAACAACCCATGTTTGAAGTTGGACAAAGGGCAGCCAGCATTTTACTTAACATGTCTGACAGACAGAAACTGAATAATTTTAAACCTACTCTAATTGCTCCAACACTTGTCGAAAGAGCATCATGTCGAAGGATTAAGAATGATATATAAAGAAGGGTAATGAAATATGGATTTCCTGGAACGTTTTTTAACTGCAATATACTTTGAAGAGCCAGATTGAGTACCAATAAATATTTGGATATATCGGCCAGAGATGATTAAATTAGTAGAGAAAAAATTTAACTTTTGATAACTATTACAAATAACCAAAGGAGGTTCCAAAAGATGTCTACTCAACGGAAAATATTGAACTGGAAATTGGTATGGGTAGGAATGGTCATTTTGGCATATAATTTTCTATGTGAATGTAATATGCCTGCTTTACATGCTCAGGAATCAAAGAAGCATTTGTTTAGTTTTGTAGTAGTAGGGTGCCCGCATCTCACTGAAAACAGAAAGGGCGAGCTAACGGGAGTAGAGAAGTTTGAAATCTTGCTAGAGCAAATAAACTCATTTCAAGAAAAACCTGACTTTATGCTAATTGCAGGAGATATACATATTAGAGGATTTAAAGAGGTATATCCAAAAATTAAAATGCCTGTCTATGTGAGCTTTGGCAATCATGAATCACTAGATGCAAGAAAAGAATTTAGAAAGATGTTTCCTGATCTTTTTAGGAAAGCGGATTATTATTCATTCAAGCACAAGAATTGTCTGTTTATACAGATTTGTGATGCTATCCCCATAGATCATTTTGGGCATCTCAGTTCAGAATTTATTTTCCCTGCTTGGGGAGGAAGTCAATGTGAATGGCTTGAAAAACAATTGGTTAATAATTGCAATAAGGTTATCCACACATTTATTTTCGGGCATATTCCTCCCCATCCCCAAGGTAAAGACCAAAATGAGTATTTAGCAGTAAATGATCAGCTATACCTTGAGAAATTAATTCGAAGATATAAACCTACTGCTTTATTCTTCGCCCATTTGCATAGGAGACTAGAATTTAAGATTGGCGACAGTGAGGTTGTGGTGGTTGGCTCCAGTAATTGGCATCACGACAAGAATTTGCCTATTGGTTTTATGAAAGTAAAAGTGTTTGCAGATAGAATTGAGAAGGAATTTATCCCTTTAGAAACAAAGGAGACACAGAAACCAATCGGGATTTCTATAATCTCTAAAGGCTCTTCAGAGTGGTTATATACCGAGCAATATCCAGCCGAAGTTCCTCCTCTGGATTCAAATTCCAGAAAGTGGCATGAGACAGACTATGACACTTCTAAGTGGCTTAAAGGCGGTTGTCCATTTGGTTATGGAGATGAACCAAAGGTAACATATGGAACGAAATTATCCAATAACCAAGGGAATTACTACTTTAGAAAAATTTTTGAGGTAAAGGATACCCTCAAAGTCAGTTCCGGCATTTTAAAAATTGCCTCTGATAATGCAGCCATTGTCTACCTTAACGGAAAGACGGTAGACAGAGACTCTCTCTTCCTTCATGATGAATTTAAGACCAACCCCCTTGGAGGTCATGAGTTTTCTTATTGGAATAGAGAAGTAACGCTTAAGGCATCTCTTTTTAAAAAAGGGAAAAACCTTCTTGCTGTTGCCCTTTATAATGATCAAAGCAGTTCTGATGCCTATTTGGATTTAGAGTTACTTGGAGAAGATAGCAAACCGGAACCGCTGGCTTTACTCAAAGGCCCTTATCTTCAAAACTTAGGTCAGGATAAGGTAACTATCATGTGGGAAACTAATATCCCTACAATAGGTTATGTGAAATACGGAGAGATTTCTTGTGATAAACAAGAAAAAGAGGGAGAGAAGAATTTCAGTAAAATTCATGAGATTATCCTTAAAAACTTAAAGCCGGCAACTACTTATCAATATCACGTCTATTCCCAAGCAAATAAAGTAGATAAGGAATTAGGGGCTAAAGGATTTTTTGCCACAGCACCAGACAAGAACCGTCCTTTTCAATTTGTAGTGTATGGTGATACTCGTACTCACTATGAAAGGCATAAATCTGTTATAGATGCGATGCTTGAATGCCCGGAAGGAAAGCCTGAGTTTGTTATTCACAGCGGGGATTTTGTTGAAAATGGTAACGAATACGAGTGCTGGGGAAGAGAATTTTTCGGGCCTGCTTCTCATCTTATGAAGAACATTCCACTTTGGCCATGTCTTGGTAACCATGAACAAAATGCACAGTACTATTTTGATTTCTTTTCTCTTCCTAATAATGAACGCTGGTACAGCTTTGATTATCTAAATGCACGCTTCATCCAGCTTGATAGTTATTTCAGTGATTTTAAGCCCGGCAGTAAACAATTTCAATGGTTGGAAGAAGAATTAAACTCATGTACAAAACAGTGGAAGTTTGTTACTCTTCATTCTCCTCTGTTTACATCAGGTCCACATGGAGCTTTGGGGGAAGACGGAACAAAACCTCAGGAAGAGTCGATCGCCTATGGGCAGGAGTTTCTGCTACCACTCTTTGAAAAGTATGGAGTGGATATGGTCTTTTCTGGACACGATCATGCCTATGAGAGAAACAAGAAGGGAGACATTTATTATATCGTATCAGGGGGAGGAGGCGCACCAAATTATGGCAAGAGTGTGAAGAATCCTTACAGTCAGGTTTTTAAATCCACACCTCACTATTGTTTGATTCAGATTAATGGAAGAAAATTGTGTATGAGTGTATGGGATACTCAAGGAAATCAGATTGATTCACTCCAAATACCGAAATGAAGATTAGCACCAAAAATCATTATTGTCATAGACAACGTTTCATGTAACACTTTAGCTACAAAAAGCAATGAGAGAATTTATTTTACAGAAAACAGAGAAATGATACTATATACCAAGGGCAGTCAAGGCGAGAAAGGAGGTGCGCAGAACTTGAATTGCCAAGACCTTTTTAGAGATAAAAATAAAATGCAAAAAAAGCTAAAAAAATTAACTTTTTTAGCTAAACTATAACCATAAATATAAAAAGGAGAACTAAATTATGAAAAAAGATGTATTGCTAAGTAGTGTTAGATGTGTTTTGGCGGTAATGGTAGTATCTTTATTTTCCAATTTAGCTTTACAATCTCTGTGTTTCGCACAAGAAAATCAGGAAAATTTGGTAGCAAATCCAAGTTTTGAACTGGATGAAAACGAAGATGGATGTCCTGATGGCTGGACATTTGGGGGCTCAGCAAACGCACGCTTAATGAAGGGAATAGCAAAGACAGGAGATTATTGTGTAGAATTAAAACAAGGCGATGTAAAAGGCACTTATATTGGTCAGAGAATTAAAATGACGCCTGGAAAGGTATACGAAATATCTGTTCATTATAAGATGAAAGATATATCCGGGTCAAGTGGGCCAGCTGTTTACTATTATTGGAAGAAAGGCGGATGCTTTGTTAAAAAACCGGGAATAGAGGGTTACTTGCACGACTGGATTGTAGTTACCGGAGCAATAAAAGGGAGTAGCGAAGATTGGATAGAGGTTTCTAAGACCATTATCTGTATTGAAGAAGCTGATAGCATAAAGCTAGCTCTACACATGTATGGCGAGCAAGATACTAATGGCACAATATGGTTTGATGATATAAGCGTAATTGAGATAAAAGAGAAAGAAATTGAAAGTGTTTCTGAGGGGCAAGATGGAAAGAAGGGTTCCACAAAAGGGGATGTGTTGTGTTACATCCCCTTTGAAAAAGATATTCAGCCATTAAGTGAGCTGATTGATATAATGCCAGAAACCGCAGGCGATTATTCACTGGCTGACGGCAAAAGAGGCAAAGCCATCAAATTTAATCCTGGTCTCTTTGAAGCCAGATATTATTATAAAAATAAAGTACCTCCATCAGCAATAAACTTTTGGATTAAAATAGAAAAGGATATTATTGAAAACCAAAAAATTTACAGGATTTTACAGACTTCTTTTGGAACTGATTTTATTAGCCTGTTAGAGTTAAATAATCAAATCTTAAGGTATGTTATCAAAAAGGATAGTGCTCAAAAATGTTATTATTATCCAGTAAGTGATTGGGTTAAAAATAAATGGCATTACATTTATATTCCATTTAAAGATAATAATAGTCCATTTTACGTAGATGGGATGCCTTCTTCAGTTATTTCGGATCCCAAGGTATCTGCAGAGATGCTGAAAGATGTGCCAATTACAACCAGGTATTTTTTCCAGATTGGTTCTTTTGGACAGAGCATTGAGAAAGTTAAGGACAGTATTTTAATTGACGAATTGCGAGCTTCCTCGGTTACTCTTTCAAAAGATGAAATAAAGGAAAGCTACTTATCTGGGCTAACCGATAAGTTAACATACCGTCCTCCTGTTGTCGAAGCCACGAGGTGTTCAAAGTCACCAGTCATAGATGGAATAATAGAGGAGAAAGAATGGCAAGATGCTGGAAAATACACGGGTTTTGTGCATTTTGACAATGGCAATTATGCGGATAGACAGACATGGTTTTATGTTATGTATGATGATGTATCTTTATATATGGCATTTGAATGTGAAACTAATGCTCTAATACAAGGTAAATCAAAGGAACGAGATGATAATCAAATCTGTATGGATGAATCAATAGAAGTGTTTCTGCGGACAGTGGATACTCTTGAACTGGGATATTATCATTTTACGGGTAATTTCAGAGGAGATATATATGACGGATGGGGAATGGATAAAAAATGGAATGGAAGTTGGATATGGAAATGTCATAAAACAAATAATGGATGGTCTGGAGAGCTTTGTATTCCAGCAAAGGATTTAGGTGTTAATCATATCAATTACGGGGATAAATGGAGAATTAATGTTTGTCGAAACTATGGAGGCATGCCCTCTGAAGATAGATGGACTCAATGGGCGCATACTCCCGGCTCATATCACGATCAATCTAATTTTGGCAATCTGATATTTCCAAAAAACCCACTTATAGTGCATGCAAAAGAGATTAAAATTATTCCAGGGAGAGAGATTAGTATAAAGACAGATATTTCTGCCACAGACCTGAAAGGTAAAAAAATTTATTCAACCTTAAAAATATATGCCAAGAATTCAGTTACAGATTCAATAGTTAAACATTCACAAAAAACAGCGGTTTCAAAGGGCGAATTCAAAACTATGGATATAGTCCAAAAATTGAGCTCCGCCGAAGGAGTGTTAGCCTACTCAATTAGAGATGCAACAGATGATAAAACTTATTTATATCAAATGATTAATTTTGGAGAAAGAAAAGCTAAATCGAAGCGACTAGGAGATAAGGAGAAAAAACATGAACTTACCAAAACGAAACAAAAAAGCAAATATCTTACGCAAAGTGAGATCGATAAAGCAAAAGATGAGCAAAAGATATGGAAGAATAATAACCTGGGTAAGACCAGATGCGTGCTCCCCTCTTGGGAACCCCTTCAGATTATAGATAATAAAGTAGTTACATGCTGGAATAGAAAGTATGCGGTAGGTGATAGCATTTTTATGAAGAACGTTAAAATCAATGAAAAAGATATATTTAATGAAGATATAAAACTTGTGATTATAGACGAAATGGATAATCGCACGATTTTTGATGTTGGGGAAAATAAGGTTGTTTCTTTTGAAAAAGATAAGGCTGTTTTGAAATGTTCTACGATAAAAAATAGCTTTAAAATAGACATCAAGAAAGAAGTTGAATATGACGGAATGGTTAGGTTTGATTTCAGCATTGAGCCTGTACAGAAGAAAGTTAAAATAAAAGAGATGTTTTTGGAACTATCCTTTAATAAAGAGTTAATGAAGTATTTTCACTATTTTTCGAGAAATCGAATTCCTCCCGGTTCAGATGCAGGGCTTATTCCAAAAGAAGGCATATCGCTTGATTTCAGACCATTTGTATGGGTTGGAGATGACAACATGGGATTCGCAGTATTTAGGGAATCTGAAAGAAATTGTTATGTTTATAAAAGCAATAATAATTTTAAGATAATACCAAAATCTGATGTACTTATATTGAGATTAAACTTTATAGATACATTATATGATTTGCATGAACCTTTGCAATATACAGTGGGCATGCAGGCTACGCCGGTAAAACCGCTTCCTGAAGATTGGCGGACCTGGGGGTATGAGAGAACATTTGCAAATCCGTGGAGCACATTGCAGGAATGGGATTCGTTTGGAAAGGGAGAAGAAATGTGTGTTGACCCAGTGCAAGCAAAAATAATGGCAAGAAGATATCGTAAGCAAGGGAAAAAAGTGATGCCGTACTATCC encodes:
- a CDS encoding glycoside hydrolase family 78 protein, coding for MNQIINWIWYRPTKNPNNFFLYLRKDFELKNSVEEAAFSVTANSLYMLYVNGTLLGRGPNPGAKNYWYYDTYNVKKYLRKGKNVIAVLAYHYGKDMKNWLNVSIGDAGFLFHGRIRFRKGKSLNIVSDNTWKVKQAQSWEKNTQLISEHRGEYKEIFDANKEIMGWHNIDYDDKLWDSAVLLDKCPISKSTKLLKREIPLFKPVNVFPQNVFMLGYNMAYGHLDNRKWEVENPYNLAQDNDKNTTVRTYKKNQSPSIIIDFGRDVVGHPVVEISESSGGIIDIAYGESLNMTYIDSLIMRKGYQKFSPFRRRACRYLMLTFRNYTRAVDIKRVYFDFIAYPAKEKGSFKCSDNRLNNIWKTAQYTLNLCMQDHYEDCPWREQALYGGDMRSQALFAQYAFGETKLTIKSIRQLARIQDKDGFIPSKGPTSISSGGVIPGYCTYWLVTLVDYYRYTRDIKIIKELYSNISRLMEWFKKQEKDDSIIPELTGRRIYIFIDNLTREIDKEGISTFLQVQYFWALKEAAFLAKEIGENKQSLSWEIMADRLRLKINEKLWDKKKGAYADACHNGKLSSHISQQTNALAVVTGVAEKSKYNSIHKAIFNRKLTEPCRAGYFMFYLIEMLCMMGRRKKAMQRLRTYWGEMIRRGATTFWETHDPETPEGKLPDKKWSLCHAYCAGPLFHLPAEILGIRTKDVGFKKIRISPMIELCEFAKGTVPTTRGNIDVFWERGEKGINVFNLKIPSQTCAKIKLPIQKNVNLSRIYCNNINIKRNIKLTSKNLYFTVEGPKKIDIKIYNQRSIND
- a CDS encoding GntR family transcriptional regulator, with the protein product MINNIDKNSHTPLYIQLEKALRKKISNSLDSDASLGTVNELCKTYDVSAITVKRALKELASAGIIKSIKSKGNFVIRQPYARFKEKTMAFVSYNTLHHVLNPMYAKVFEGAKAALSNEDVFLDFYSMPITSFKDAILSNYIMGFIVVGVRDYAFYETLVRANKNFVLIDVTSNIVPSILTNHQLGGELATEYLIKLGHTNIAIFNGNLEDETFKSRFDGYKKVLKKNNIKLRGSYVIDSLSISQDGKQNCIDKLLHLKPRPTAIFFTADEYVFDFMPVLKKMDISIPKDISIVGYNDLEGASYTKPPLTTIKQPMFEVGQRAASILLNMSDRQKLNNFKPTLIAPTLVERASCRRIKNDI
- a CDS encoding metallophosphoesterase — encoded protein: MSTQRKILNWKLVWVGMVILAYNFLCECNMPALHAQESKKHLFSFVVVGCPHLTENRKGELTGVEKFEILLEQINSFQEKPDFMLIAGDIHIRGFKEVYPKIKMPVYVSFGNHESLDARKEFRKMFPDLFRKADYYSFKHKNCLFIQICDAIPIDHFGHLSSEFIFPAWGGSQCEWLEKQLVNNCNKVIHTFIFGHIPPHPQGKDQNEYLAVNDQLYLEKLIRRYKPTALFFAHLHRRLEFKIGDSEVVVVGSSNWHHDKNLPIGFMKVKVFADRIEKEFIPLETKETQKPIGISIISKGSSEWLYTEQYPAEVPPLDSNSRKWHETDYDTSKWLKGGCPFGYGDEPKVTYGTKLSNNQGNYYFRKIFEVKDTLKVSSGILKIASDNAAIVYLNGKTVDRDSLFLHDEFKTNPLGGHEFSYWNREVTLKASLFKKGKNLLAVALYNDQSSSDAYLDLELLGEDSKPEPLALLKGPYLQNLGQDKVTIMWETNIPTIGYVKYGEISCDKQEKEGEKNFSKIHEIILKNLKPATTYQYHVYSQANKVDKELGAKGFFATAPDKNRPFQFVVYGDTRTHYERHKSVIDAMLECPEGKPEFVIHSGDFVENGNEYECWGREFFGPASHLMKNIPLWPCLGNHEQNAQYYFDFFSLPNNERWYSFDYLNARFIQLDSYFSDFKPGSKQFQWLEEELNSCTKQWKFVTLHSPLFTSGPHGALGEDGTKPQEESIAYGQEFLLPLFEKYGVDMVFSGHDHAYERNKKGDIYYIVSGGGGAPNYGKSVKNPYSQVFKSTPHYCLIQINGRKLCMSVWDTQGNQIDSLQIPK